In Pirellula sp. SH-Sr6A, the DNA window ACGCAGCCATCGATACTCCAAAACTGGAATGGAAAGAACTCCTGTCTGTGGACCTTCCTTCTCGATCTCTCGTGGAGCTATTTGAAAACGAGGAACGCGCGATCGCGGAGGACATGAAGAGAATCGATTTGTCGATCCGTGATTTGGAGCAAGCCAAAGCAAATTGCGACCAGAAACTAGCGTTGCTCGAAGCGGGCGAGATTGTGCTCACGTTAGATGATCTAAAGAGAGTGCGAGAGAATCGAGATAACGGGTGGAGAATTATCAAAAAGGAGCTGCGTGGTAACGAGAGTGCACCCACCGAACGATCGGAGTTTCTGCAAGCATCGGCGATGCAGGGGCCTATCGATGAAGTATTTGAAGCTGCGATGCACAAGGCGGACGATGTCTCGGATGCGCTTCGCAAGGATGCGGATCGCGTCGCGGCAAAAACGCAGTTGCATATCGAAAAGCAAGGGATCGATGTAAAGATCCAGCAGCAGCGCAGTTGGATGGCTGAAGCCGAAGCATCGCGTGAGAATTGGAACAAGCGATGGAAGCAAGTATGGGATGCGATCGGCATTCCCCTTCGCTCCCCCCGAGAAGCCAAAGTATGGCTCGATCAAATCGACGCGCTTCGTCGAGCGCATTTATCCGTCGAACAGAAGCAGCGAGCCATACAAGAGCTGGAGTTGCGGAGTCGAAAAGCGATCGACGATTTGATCGGTGCTCTCCGGCTGGTGGATGGCGGGCAAATCGAGGAATTACCGGCGAGCCTTTTCTCGCTCCTCGATTATGCGACCAAGGTCGATGAAGGCTTGAAGCAACTCGAACGGGATCGATCGCAATGCGAAGCGATATTGGTCCGCGGGAAGTTGGATTTGGAAAAAGCCACCGTCGACGTCCAGGATTGCCAAGCGACGCTCGACCAGTGGATTCGCGATTGGGGCGATGAAATGGGGAGATTGAAACTACCCTCCAACGCGTCACCCTTGGAAGCTTCGCAGATACTCCACACGTTGGAAAAGATTAGGGATCACGAAACGCAGCGCGCAGATTATCACAAACGGATCATCGGAATCGAGCGAGACTCCAACGCATTCCTCGAGTCGCTTCATGCGTGTGTCGCGAGAATTGCGCCGGAGGGGATAGGGGAGACCGAAGACCTGCAAGTGCGATTGCTCGCTCAGAAGATTCAGAAAGCGACCAGCGATGCTGAGGAACGTCGCAGGCTGAAGCATGAACAATCTCGCATCCAACAGGACTTGGTCGAACTGCGAGCCACCCACGAGGTGGCACAATCGACAATCCAACGCATGCTGGAAGAAGCGAACGTGTCCATAGCAGACGAGCTTCTTCAGGCTGCGGAGCGGTCCAACGGCAAACGGATCATGCAGGAGCGATTGCGGACGCTCGAGGAGAGCCTTCGGGCAGAGTGTGGGCTCGGTGACTTTTCAGATTTTTTGTCGGAGGTCGAACACGCCGATGAAGAGAAAGATGGAATTGAACCGCGCATCCAGCAGCTTGCTTCCGAAATCATGCTTCTCGAAACGGAGAAGGAAAAATGGGTCGATGAATTCCATCGCGAGAAAAATGCATTGGATCAATTGCTTCGTCAAGAAGATGTCCTCGATGCTGCCGCGGATTGCGAATCGTTGGCGGCGACGATCGAAGAGCAGTTTCGCGAATTGATGGTGCTTCGCATTTGTTCCCACGTATTGAGCACGGGCATGGAGCGATTCCGAGAGAAGAATCAAGGACCGTTGCTAAAAGCCGCGGGAGATGCGTTTCATAAGATGA includes these proteins:
- a CDS encoding YhaN family protein, which produces MKLLQLDLLAVGPFTQVSLDFSKGNHGLHLVFGPNEAGKSSALRAITDFFYGFPSRTSDDFLHPYKNLRVGGTVCHSDGTVQRLVRRKGNQNTLRDESDTSPVSDEILRKYLGDVERGAFETMFGINHESLRQGGQDLVAGGGEIGEALFASAAGLSELRSVQAGLSEELQSLFKPHGPGGTLGGAIKAYDVAREKRKRSLVSSEVWENHRAIMSSAERRREETSLEIQRKQGEILRWKRILRSIPLVASWKNATDKLAAESDVPLLDEDFGKRAQALLIEWKQNETRLFHLHERLAEIEKQLGALPDQNELLLEQNAVEELKKELGVHLNAQSQLPRLISYRDDHEHKIRQLHREIGRPVEPVDMETLRSLLSRQTRIQELGNKKEGHEERLRATQNGLKKLRLEIQSAESQISRLTVTPHAPSLHAVLRKIARDGDLEEELTQRHSELDVLRSHAESIYAAIDTPKLEWKELLSVDLPSRSLVELFENEERAIAEDMKRIDLSIRDLEQAKANCDQKLALLEAGEIVLTLDDLKRVRENRDNGWRIIKKELRGNESAPTERSEFLQASAMQGPIDEVFEAAMHKADDVSDALRKDADRVAAKTQLHIEKQGIDVKIQQQRSWMAEAEASRENWNKRWKQVWDAIGIPLRSPREAKVWLDQIDALRRAHLSVEQKQRAIQELELRSRKAIDDLIGALRLVDGGQIEELPASLFSLLDYATKVDEGLKQLERDRSQCEAILVRGKLDLEKATVDVQDCQATLDQWIRDWGDEMGRLKLPSNASPLEASQILHTLEKIRDHETQRADYHKRIIGIERDSNAFLESLHACVARIAPEGIGETEDLQVRLLAQKIQKATSDAEERRRLKHEQSRIQQDLVELRATHEVAQSTIQRMLEEANVSIADELLQAAERSNGKRIMQERLRTLEESLRAECGLGDFSDFLSEVEHADEEKDGIEPRIQQLASEIMLLETEKEKWVDEFHREKNALDQLLRQEDVLDAAADCESLAATIEEQFRELMVLRICSHVLSTGMERFREKNQGPLLKAAGDAFHKMTLGAYDGLRVDWDEAGKAVMVGVRRGQGDDLHVKQMSDGTCDQLYLALRLACLENWLMHHEPIPFIVDDILVHFDDARSAATLEQLAGLSERTQVIFFTHHEHLLELAQATLPAHRLCIHRLGRANS